One part of the Oncorhynchus tshawytscha isolate Ot180627B unplaced genomic scaffold, Otsh_v2.0 Un_contig_15856_pilon_pilon, whole genome shotgun sequence genome encodes these proteins:
- the LOC112234703 gene encoding ELMO domain-containing protein 2, giving the protein MFGSIWGYFYTSFLRYWLKWFIRQVTGKCELQRICAGYKPGAPRTTKAEYSLKNSKSKLLRAAVDVEEDGLEKHLDLVMREKNVKTQRDPTFKVNLKLCLVQITGYRNLFTSVEELRKENFDSDKVQHEEMLLKLWDLLMPEVKLESRVTKQWGDIGFQGDDPKTDFRGMGMLGLTNLVFFSENYTEEARQVLSHANHPKLGYSYAIVGINLTEMAYSLLKSGALKPHFYNTVSGRPQLQHLHQLFCYLVYKFDKFWVEEEPESIMEFNHYREKFHDNIKIQLLDPAVALTMTDSPRSN; this is encoded by the exons ATGTTCGGCAGCATCTGGGGATACTTCTACACGTCCTTCCTTAGATACTGGCTGAAGTGGTTCATCAGACAGGTGACAGGGAAATGCGAGCTGCAAAGGATTTGTGCCGGCTACAAGCCTGGGGCGCCCAGGACAACGAAAGCAG AATACTCACTCAAGAACTCCAAATCTAAG ctaTTAAGAGCTGCTgtggatgtggaggaggatgGTTTGGAGAAGCATCTGGATCTTGTCATGAGGGAAAAGAATGTCAAAACGCAGAGGGATCCCAC GTTTAAGGTGAATCTGAAGCTGTGTCTCGTACAAATAACAGGATACAGGAACTTATTCACGTCCGTGGAAGAGTTGAGGAAAGAGAATTTTGACTCGGATAAAGTCCAACACGAGGAAATGCTTTTGAAG TTATGGGACCTGTTGATGCCCGAGGTCAAACTGGAGTCCAGAGTTACCAAACAGTGGGGCGACATTGGTTTCCAAGGCGATGACCCCAAGACTGACTTCCGAGGAATGGGCATGTTGGGCCTAACCAACCTTGT GTTCTTTAGTGAGAACTACACTGAAGAGGCTCGGCAAGTGCTGTCCCACGCAAACCATCCCAAACTGGG GTACTCCTATGCCATAGTGGGTATCAACCTGACGGAGATGGCGTACAGTTTACTGAAGAGTGGTGCTCTCAAACCCCACTTCTACAACACGGTGTCTGGGAGACCCCAACTGCAGCACCTCCATCAGCTGTTCT GTTACCTGGTGTACAAGTTTGATAAGTTCTGGGTGGAGGAGGAGCCCGAGAGCATCATGGAGTTCAACCACTACAGGGAAAAGTTCCACGACAATATCAAGATTCAACTGCTGGACCCTGCCGTCGCCCTCACCATGACGGATAGTCCAAGAAGTAACTGA
- the LOC112234702 gene encoding LOW QUALITY PROTEIN: mitochondrial uncoupling protein 3 (The sequence of the model RefSeq protein was modified relative to this genomic sequence to represent the inferred CDS: inserted 2 bases in 1 codon) — translation MVGMKPSDTPPTLGVKLLSAGSAACIADLVTFPLDTAKVRLQIQGEKVASEATKGIRYRGVFGTISTMIRTEGPRSLYNGLVAGLQRQMCFASIRIGFYDNVKNFYSGGADTANIGIRILAGCTTGAMAVSFAQPTDVVKVRFQAQVNLTGVARXRYTGTMQAYKHIFNHEGIRGLWKGCLPNITRNALVNCTELVTYDLIKEAILRHDLLSDNLPCHFASAFGAGFVTTCIASPVDVVKTRYMNSPPGQYKSAINCAWTMATKEGPTAFYKGFVPSFLRLGSWNVVMFVSFEQLKRVMMVGKQKMEDKS, via the exons ATGGTGGGAATGAAGCCCTCCGATACACCCCCTACCCTGGGGGTGAAGCTGCTGAGTGCTGGCTCAGCCGCCTGCATCGCTGACCTGGTCACCTTTCCCCTGGATACAGCCAAAGTCAGACTCCAG ATTCAGGGAGAGAAGGTGGCGTCGGAAGCTACCAAGGGCATCCGCTACAGGGGGGTGTTTGGGACAATCAGTACCATGATCCGGACGGAGGGGCCCAGGTCGCTGTATAACGGTCTGGTGGCGGGCTTACAGAGACAGATGTGCTTTGCCTCCATCAGGATCGGCTTCTATGACAACGTCAAAAACTTCTACTCTGGCGGAGCAGACA CTGCAAATATTGGTATCCGTATCTTGGCCGGCTGCACCACAGGGGCCATGGCTGTGTCTTTCGCCCAGCCCACTGACGTGGTGAAGGTCCGCTTCCAGGCCCAGGTCAACCTGACCGGGGTGGCTCG CCGCTACACGGGCACCATGCAGGCCTACAAACACATTTTCAACCACGAGGGCATCCGCGGGCTCTGGAAAG GCTGTCTACCCAACATCACTAGGAACGCTCTGGTCAACTGCACAGAGCTTGTGACCTATGACCTCATCAAGGAGGCCATTCTTAGGCACGACCTGTTGTCAG ATAACCTCCCGTGCCATTTTGCTTCTGCGTTCGGCGCCGGCTTCGTTACCACCTGCATTGCCTCTCCGGTGGACGTGGTGAAGACACGATACATGAACTCTCCGCCGGGCCAGTATAAGAGTGCCATCAACTGTGCCTGGACCATGGCCACCAAAGAGGGACCCACAGCCTTCTACAAAGG ATTTGTGCCCTCATTTCTAAGGCTGGGCTCATGGAACGTTGTGATGTTTGTGTCGTTTGAGCAGCTCAAGAGAGTCATGATGGTAGGAAAGCAGAAGATGGAGGACAAAAGTTAA